The window AGTGTCAGAGATCGCAGGAAGCCTCCAAGCACTGGCTTCCAGAAGCCGCCAGCGGTTAGGTCATCGCCCGATCGCCACGGACAAGCCCCCTGAACAAGCCAGCAGGCGACATTGTTGCTGCTGGCTTGTCCTCTTCGCTTTTCTGAACCCGGCCCCATCTGCCGAATGCTCACGCTATTAACTCCGGCCGACGAGCCGATCCACCGTCGACGCACTAATGCGTGCGGCGAGGTTGAAATTACCACCAACTAAAGCGCAGCACAGCCTTTTCTTTTTCTGATTTCGAAAAATAACAAAAAACTGCAATGTGACCGACAGAAAACAGAGGAGTGGCTTGCTTCAGGGGAAATTTTTGCAGAATTTCTTGCCTTTCTTCCCATTGTGTCATGCATTGTAAATTTGTACATCAAAATGAAGAAACAAAAGGTGAACTaagaaatggaggaggaggagatttGTTTCTCTTAATTTCTTGTTTTTTTTCTCTACATACAGACGGACGGGAGAAGATTTTACGGCGATCAGACGACGGCGTGGCAGAGGCTGGATTTCCACTGCGACTGCCACGACTCCACCCACGCCAAGAATCTGTACACCTTGCCGAAGACGCAGAGGAAGACGAGCCCGGCCACCAGGCTGTATGCCGCCACGCCCacggcgccgccctccgccgccacccagCCGACGAGGTACACGGCGTCGGCCGCCACGAACACCCACCCGACGCCCTCAAGCGCCGACCGCGTCCACGCGCTCAGCCGCTCCTCGCCGTAGATCCGGCACACCATCCTGGAGCAGAGCGCGAAGATGATGGCCAGCGCCGTCTTGGACAGGCCCCGGTACCGCATCGCCGTGCCGCCGACGACCAGCGGCTCCATGCGGCAGAGGCAGGACGCGCACTCCCCGGAGAAGCGCGACCAGCGGAGCGCCTCCAGCCCCGTGTAGTAGGGCAGCACCACGGCGTCCAGGTAGAGGCTGGCGTGCAGCACGCCGGAGACCGTGGAGGCCTCCAGCACCGCGTACCGGATGTCGCCGTCGGCCTCGTTCCGGAACGCCAGCGCCGAcgcctgcagcagcagcagcaatgccGGGCCGAGCTGGGCCAGCGGGAACACGGCGTTGACGCGCTGCCCCTTGGCCAGCGCCAGCAGCACCAGCGGGAGCAGGAACGGGCCCGAGGGGACCAGGTACTTCCGCTTGACGCCCCTCACGCCAGCGGCGCCGCTCCGGACGAGGTCGAGCacggcgaaggccagcgcggcgacgAAGCAGTAGGCCGCGAAGGCGGCGACGAGCGCGCCGACGGCGGAGTGGTAGTCGCCCGGGTAGGAGCTGTCGCAGTAGTAGTGGTAGGGGCAGGTGACGAAGTCCGTGGTCTCCTCCAGCTGCCACCGCGTgcacttgagtatctgcctcgtcaCCGCATCGCCGCCCAGCTGCTGCAGCCGCGGCGTCCACGCCGACCGCCCGGCGCCTCCCAGCAGCGGCGACAGCATCTGATCATACGACATGGCCGGCGTCTACCTAGCTTGCTCTCTCGGCGTCCGTCCcccggccgacgccgacgccgacgcagcTCCTGCTCCTTGGTGCTCGGCCTCTTGTCCTGTTAGCCGATACGCATTCCCGCATTTGGTGGCCGAATGATGGCTTGCTTTCAgaggcacctcctcctcctcctacactCTTTTTCTCTCCTCCttgggtggatggatggatggattttTGTGTGCTGGAGTTGTAAGAAATGAGGGAGTTGGAATCGGATAGGGAAGGTTTAACTGGAGGCTCGGGGGGAACTTGACATGCCTGCCCCTGATCTGAAACTTTGAAACGGCACGCACCTCGCCATCGCCATTATTAAATGATCCTGGGTTCTCAAGATAGAGAGAGATATATGGGCTGCTGATATCATTAGCGGAGGCTTTTGTGGCGGGGGCGTTTTGGTCATGTGGCGGCGATGGTTTGCTGTCATGGTGGTTGGGCCGggggagaagagagaagagaaaggGAGAGTAGGCGAGGCTGATGGAGGGAAGGATTGTTTGACTTCGTTTGTACTGCTGCATTGGTTGGTAGGCGAGCGAGGACGAAGACAGACATCTGGTACGTAAGTACGANNNNNNNNNNNNNNNNNNNNNNNNNNNNNNNNNNNNNNNNNNNNNNNNNNNNNNNNNNNNNNNNNNNNNNNNNNNNNNNNNNNNNNNNNNNNNNNNNNNNNNNNNNNNNNNNNNNNNNNNNNNNNNNNNNNNNNNNNNNNNNNNNNNNNNNNNNNNNNNNNNNNNNNNNNNNNNNNNNNNNNNNNNNNNNNNNNNNNNNNNNNNNNNNNNNNNNNNNNNNNNNNNNNNNNNNNNNNNNNNNNNNNNNNNNNNNNNNNNNNNNNNNNNNNNNNNNNNNNNNNNNNNNNNNNNNNNNNNNNNNNNNNNNNNNNNNNNNNNNNNNNNNNNNNNNNNNNNNNNNNNNNNNNNNNNNNNNNNNNNNNNNNNNNNNNNNNNNNNNNNNNNNNNNNNNNNNNNNNNNNNNNNNNNNNNNNNNNNNNNNNNNNNNNNNNNNNNNNNNNNNNNNNNNNNNNNNNNNNNNNNNNNNNNNNNNNNNNNNNNNNNNNNNNNNNNNNNNNNNNNNNNNNNNNNNNNNNNNNNNNNNNNNNNNNNNNNNNNNNNNNNNNNNNNNNNNNNNNNNNNNNNNNNNNNNNNNNNNNNNNNNNNNNNNNNNNNNNNNNNNNNNNNNNNNNNNNNNNNNNNNNNNNNNNNNNNNNNNGTTTAACTGGAGGCTCGGGGGGAACTTGACATGCCTGCCCCTGATCTGAAACTTTGAAACGGCACGCACCTCGCCATCGCCATTATTAAATGATCCTGGGTTCTCAAGATAGAGAGAGATATATGGGCTGCTGATATCATTAGCGGAGGCTTTTGTGGCGGGGGGGTTTTGGTCATGTGGCGGCGATGGTTTGCTGTCATGGTGGTTGGGCCGggggagaagagagaagagaaaggGAGAGTAGGCGAGGCTGATGGAGGGAAGGATTGTTTGACTTCGTTTGTACTGCTGCATTGGTTGGTAGGCGAGCGAGGACGAAGACAGACATCTGGTACGTAAGTACGATtgtataattttattttttttgaatgttGGCAAGCTGCCAAATT is drawn from Triticum dicoccoides isolate Atlit2015 ecotype Zavitan chromosome 4A, WEW_v2.0, whole genome shotgun sequence and contains these coding sequences:
- the LOC119285142 gene encoding uncharacterized protein LOC119285142 → MSYDQMLSPLLGGAGRSAWTPRLQQLGGDAVTRQILKCTRWQLEETTDFVTCPYHYYCDSSYPGDYHSAVGALVAAFAAYCFVAALAFAVLDLVRSGAAGVRGVKRKYLVPSGPFLLPLVLLALAKGQRVNAVFPLAQLGPALLLLLQASALAFRNEADGDIRYAVLEASTVSGVLHASLYLDAVVLPYYTGLEALRWSRFSGECASCLCRMEPLVVGGTAMRYRGLSKTALAIIFALCSRMVCRIYGEERLSAWTRSALEGVGWVFVAADAVYLVGWVAAEGGAVGVAAYSLVAGLVFLCVFGKVYRFLAWVESWQSQWKSSLCHAVV